One stretch of Arachis duranensis cultivar V14167 chromosome 1, aradu.V14167.gnm2.J7QH, whole genome shotgun sequence DNA includes these proteins:
- the LOC107489128 gene encoding receptor-like protein kinase FERONIA — translation MRSINCYVPLFVCLLFIGFLATEVVLGQNYKPADNILLSCGGPPTSKDSDGRVWYSDVGSKFASSKGNTSTSLAATQDPAVPTVPYMNARVFHSPYTYSFPVASGWKFLRLYFYSASYNGLNASDALFSVTLPSYTLLRNFSVAQTTLALNYVYIVKEYCINVDGDTLNVTFAPSTNKSNAYAFVNGIEVVSMPDIYTETDGSTMMVGTNSPITVDNSTALETLYRLNVGGNDISPSQDTGLFRSWSDDVPYLFGAAFGVTEPADSSVKIRYPPGTPSYIAPLDVYSTARSMGPTPKITIRYNLTWIFSIDSGFSYLVRLHFCEGTSIINKINQRVFDIFLNNQTAEPAADVIAMAQEEYGTSYTNGVAIHKDFAVFVPHGEPRQDLWLSLHPDKTMKPNYYDAILNGVEIFKISDAKGNLAGTNPIPPPVQDDIDPAKARSHHAMSKNHTGIIAGGVAGGIVVALVIGLFAFIVSRRRSQGKEPSSSEGPSGWLPLSLYGNSHSAASAKTNTTGSYASSLPSNLCRHFSFAEIKAATNNFDEALLLGVGGFGKVYKGEIDGGSTKVAIKRGNPLSEQGVHEFQTEIEMLSKLRHRHLVSLIGYCEENTEMILVYDYMAHGTLREHLYKTQKPPLPWKQRLEICIGAARGLHYLHTGAKHTIIHRDVKTTNILLDEKWVAKVSDFGLSKTGPTLDNTHVSTVVKGSFGYLDPEYFRRQQLTDKSDVYSFGVVLFEILCARPALNPTLAKEQVSLAEWAAHCYRKGNLDQIVDPYLKGKIAFECFKKFAETAMKCVADQGIERPSMGDVLWNLEFALQLQESAEESGKGFAGILNEEEPLCADPKGKKDSDALPMYDGNTDSRSSGMSMSIGGRSLASEDSDGLTPSAVFSQIMNPKGR, via the coding sequence ATGAGGAGCATCAATTGCTATGTtcctttgtttgtttgtttgttgttCATAGGATTCTTAGCTACTGAGGTAGTCCTAGGACAAAATTATAAGCCTGCAGATAACATTCTATTGAGTTGTGGTGGGCCTCCAACTAGTAAAGATTCTGATGGAAGGGTATGGTATAGTGATGTTGGTTCCAAGTTTGCATCATCCAAGGGAAACACCAGCACCTCGCTGGCGGCAACTCAGGACCCTGCTGTCCCTACTGTGCCATACATGAATGCCAGGGTGTTCCATTCACCTTATACATACTCCTTTCCGGTGGCGTCCGGTTGGAAGTTCCTCCGGCTGTACTTCTACTCGGCGTCCTACAATGGACTCAATGCCAGCGACGCGCTGTTCTCGGTGACTTTGCCGTCCTATACCTTGCTCAGGAACTTCAGTGTGGCACAAACCACACTGGCTCTGAATTATGTCTACATTGTGAAGGAGTACTGCATCAATGTTGATGGGGACACCTTGAATGTGACTTTTGCTCCATCGACCAACAAGTCAAACGCTTATGCGTTTGTTAATGGGATTGAGGTTGTGTCCATGCCTGATATATATACTGAAACTGATGGTTCTACCATGATGGTGGGTACCAATTCTCCTATCACTGTTGACAACAGCACTGCGCTTGAGACTCTCTATAGGTTGAATGTGGGTGGAAATGATATCTCGCCTTCCCAAGATACTGGTCTGTTTAGGTCTTGGTCTGATGATGTGCCCTACCTATTTGGGGCAGCGTTTGGTGTGACCGAGCCTGCTGATTCGTCGGTCAAGATTCGGTATCCTCCAGGCACGCCAAGTTATATTGCTCCACTTGATGTCTACAGTACAGCCAGATCAATGGGGCCAACTCCGAAAATCACCATTAGATACAACTTGACTTGGATTTTTTCTATTGACTCTGGGTTTTCGTATCTTGTGAGACTCCATTTTTGTGAGGGAACATCAATTATAAACAAGATCAATCAGAGAGTATTTGATATATTCCTCAATAATCAAACTGCTGAGCCTGCGGCTGATGTTATTGCGATGGCACAAGAAGAATACGGAACTTCATATACAAATGGAGTTGCAATTCATAAAGATTTCGCTGTTTTTGTTCCCCATGGAGAGCCACGTCAGGATCTGTGGCTTTCGTTACATCCTGATAAAACTATGAAGCCCAACTATTATGATGCAATCCTGAATGGAGTGGAGATATTCAAAATAAGTGATGCTAAGGGTAATCTGGCTGGGACAAATCCTATTCCTCCTCCAGTGCAAGATGACATTGACCCGGCTAAGGCTAGGAGTCATCATGCTATGTCGAAGAATCATACAGGAATAATTGCAGGAGGTGTTGCTGGAGGAATTGTTGTAGCACTTGTCATTGGACTATTTGCTTTCATTGTATCCCGTCGTCGCAGCCAAGGAAAGGAGCCTAGTTCAAGTGAAGGGCCATCCGGTTGGCTTCCACTTTCTCTGTACGGCAATTCGCACTCTGCAGCTTCGGCCAAGACCAACACAACAGGAAGTTATGCGTCCTCTCTGCCATCAAACCTTTGTCGTCACTTCTCATTTGCTGAAATCAAGGCTGCTACGAACAACTTTGACGAGGCTTTGCTTCTTGGTGTCGGAGGATTCGGCAAGGTTTACAAAGGTGAAATCGATGGTGGTTCAACCAAAGTAGCAATCAAGCGTGGGAATCCATTGTCTGAGCAAGGAGTGCACGAGTTCCAAACCGAGATTGAAATGCTCTCTAAACTCCGCCACCGCCACCTTGTCTCGCTGATTGGTTATTGTGAAGAAAACACTGAAATGATTCTTGTCTATGATTACATGGCCCATGGAACACTCAGGGAGCATCTATACAAGACACAGAAACCTCCATTGCCATGGAAGCAAAGGCTTGAGATATGCATTGGAGCTGCTCGGGGTTTACACTATCTTCACACTGGTGCCAAACACACTATCATCCACCGTGATGTGAAGACAACAAACATCTTACTTGATGAGAAGTGGGTGGCCAAGGTCTCCGATTTCGGCTTGTCAAAAACCGGCCCAACATTGGATAACACACACGTAAGCACTGTCGTAAAGGGTAGTTTCGGATACTTGGATCCAGAATACTTCAGGAGGCAGCAGCTCACTGACAAATCCGATGTTTACTCGTTTGGGGTGGTTCTCTTCGAGATACTCTGTGCTCGTCCGGCTCTAAACCCGACCCTTGCCAAGGAACAAGTGAGTCTAGCCGAGTGGGCGGCTCACTGCTACAGAAAAGGCAATCTTGACCAGATTGTGGATCCTTACCTCAAGGGCAAGATAGCCTTTGAATGCTTCAAGAAGTTTGCCGAGACTGCGATGAAGTGTGTGGCCGACCAAGGTATCGAGCGGCCGTCCATGGGCGATGTCTTGTGGAACCTCGAGTTTGCTTTGCAGCTGCAAGAAAGTGCCGAGGAGAGTGGCAAGGGCTTCGCTGGAATACTCAACGAGGAGGAGCCGCTATGCGCGGATCCTAAAGGGAAGAAGGACTCTGATGCATTGCCAATGTATGATGGCAATACTGATTCAAGAAGCAGTGGCATGAGCATGAGTATTGGTGGTAGAAGCTTAGCAAGTGAAGACTCTGATGGATTAACACCAAGTGCTGTTTTCTCTCAGATCATGAATCCAAAGGGTCGTTAA